A genomic segment from Tuwongella immobilis encodes:
- a CDS encoding Hsp70 family protein, with protein sequence MASRYVVGIDLGTTNTALAYVDTQLGESARCQDLPIPQVVQPGQVDSRPLLPSFLMLPNASDLPAGSLDLPWAKGRDFAVGEFARNRGAQVPTQLVASAKSWLGHAGVDRKSPILPWKSPEGVRKISPLDASTRYLQHLADVWNHTIAANSPADRLQLQDIVLTVPASFDAAARELTIEAARAAGFEHLTILEEPQAAFYAWLNQGGDGWRKQVKPNDLILVADIGGGTSDFTLIEVEDDRGELRLTRLAVGDHLLLGGDNMDLALAYAVGTKLPGVKLDGTQLSNLSHSCRLAKETLFRDPSKSSAPVTVLGRGSRVIGGTIKAELTRDVLDSTLLNGFFPPCGLESLPQRRAAAGFQEIGLPYVAEPAITKQLAHFLSRQQESLAMRATGGRASALPTAILFNGGVFQANPLRERLLAVMDDWATQAKAPKVRTLTGEHLDLAVARGAAVYGLVRRGSGIRIRGGTARAYYVGIETAAPAIPGMSPPIKAFCVAPFGMEEGTETDVPGPEFGLMVGEPVEFRFLGSSTRRQDRPGTLVDDWTDDEIEELAPITTVLHGSAGERVPVRLHSRITEVGQLELSCQSRTGERWKLEFNVRESTDATP encoded by the coding sequence ATGGCGTCGCGGTATGTGGTGGGGATTGACCTGGGCACAACCAATACGGCCCTGGCGTATGTGGACACACAATTGGGCGAATCGGCCCGCTGTCAGGATTTGCCCATTCCGCAGGTGGTGCAGCCGGGGCAGGTCGATTCCCGGCCGCTGCTGCCTTCGTTTCTGATGCTCCCCAATGCGAGCGATCTGCCAGCGGGGAGTCTCGATTTGCCCTGGGCGAAGGGGCGTGATTTTGCCGTGGGAGAATTCGCTCGCAATCGCGGGGCGCAGGTGCCCACCCAACTGGTCGCGTCTGCCAAATCGTGGTTGGGACATGCCGGTGTGGATCGGAAGTCGCCGATTTTGCCCTGGAAATCGCCGGAGGGTGTGCGGAAAATCTCGCCGCTCGATGCCAGCACCCGCTATCTGCAACATTTGGCCGATGTCTGGAATCATACGATTGCCGCCAATTCCCCGGCGGATCGCTTGCAATTGCAAGACATTGTGCTGACCGTTCCGGCATCATTCGATGCGGCGGCCCGCGAGTTGACCATCGAGGCGGCCCGCGCGGCCGGATTCGAGCATCTCACCATCCTGGAAGAACCCCAGGCCGCGTTCTACGCCTGGCTGAATCAAGGCGGCGATGGCTGGCGCAAACAGGTCAAGCCGAACGACCTCATTTTGGTGGCCGATATCGGCGGCGGGACCAGCGACTTTACGCTGATCGAAGTCGAAGATGATCGCGGGGAATTGCGACTCACTCGACTCGCGGTCGGCGATCACCTGCTGCTGGGCGGCGATAACATGGATTTGGCCCTCGCGTATGCCGTTGGGACGAAGCTTCCCGGCGTCAAACTCGATGGCACGCAGTTGAGCAATCTGTCGCATTCGTGCCGATTGGCGAAAGAGACATTATTCCGCGATCCGAGCAAATCGAGTGCCCCGGTGACGGTGTTGGGTCGCGGCAGCCGAGTCATCGGCGGCACCATCAAGGCGGAACTAACGCGGGATGTCCTCGATTCCACGCTGCTGAACGGGTTCTTTCCCCCCTGCGGGCTGGAATCGCTTCCACAACGGCGAGCGGCGGCGGGGTTTCAGGAAATCGGCTTGCCGTATGTCGCAGAACCGGCGATTACCAAGCAATTGGCGCATTTTCTCAGTCGGCAGCAAGAATCGCTGGCGATGCGGGCCACCGGCGGACGCGCATCGGCGTTGCCGACGGCGATTCTGTTCAACGGCGGCGTTTTTCAAGCGAATCCACTTCGAGAGCGATTGCTCGCCGTGATGGACGATTGGGCCACGCAAGCGAAGGCACCCAAAGTTCGCACTCTGACGGGCGAACATCTTGATTTAGCCGTCGCACGCGGTGCCGCCGTTTATGGGTTGGTGCGGCGTGGCAGCGGCATCCGCATTCGTGGCGGCACCGCGCGGGCCTACTATGTTGGCATCGAAACCGCCGCGCCGGCCATCCCCGGAATGTCGCCCCCGATCAAGGCATTCTGCGTCGCTCCATTCGGAATGGAAGAGGGGACCGAAACCGATGTTCCTGGCCCGGAATTTGGGCTGATGGTCGGCGAACCCGTCGAATTCCGCTTTCTGGGCTCGTCCACCCGACGCCAAGATCGGCCGGGTACCTTGGTGGATGATTGGACCGACGACGAAATTGAAGAGTTGGCCCCGATTACCACGGTATTGCACGGTTCCGCCGGCGAGCGTGTCCCGGTGCGCTTGCATAGCCGAATCACCGAAGTCGGCCAACTCGAACTTTCCTGCCAAAGCCGCACCGGCGAACGCTGGAAATTGGAATTCAACGTCCGCGAATCCACCGACGCGACGCCGTAA
- a CDS encoding ankyrin repeat domain-containing protein: MRDWSDEHQDYVEVIDDSNVLLALAERGQTELIQEYLQQGSDVNMTGDFDETPAYLAAKANNLRMLKILTAAGADLDRSCVLGFNPLHWAKTNNNPEMIEFITQWYASKSGPSSSTE; this comes from the coding sequence ATGCGAGATTGGAGCGATGAGCATCAAGATTATGTGGAAGTGATCGACGATTCGAATGTGTTGCTGGCCTTGGCCGAGCGCGGACAGACGGAGTTGATCCAGGAATATCTGCAACAAGGCTCCGATGTAAACATGACCGGCGATTTCGACGAAACGCCGGCATATCTGGCGGCAAAGGCGAATAATCTCCGGATGCTGAAGATTCTGACCGCGGCGGGGGCCGACCTCGATCGGTCGTGTGTGTTGGGGTTCAATCCGCTGCACTGGGCGAAAACGAACAATAATCCGGAAATGATCGAGTTCATTACGCAATGGTATGCGTCGAAATCTGGCCCATCATCCTCGACTGAGTGA
- a CDS encoding ribosomal protein L7/L12, protein MFLLRLVDVGASRLRVINTVARILQIPLAQAKTIVDLTPDRITVGDAKRIAFVRRQLQQVGATVAVDYCPEEMHPENWVPANLSTDKVTCARCGEPLFFAIPGRTTEQETVAFAQTSKSPAFRQVASAKWIHPGVYCSNGCCFIMVNLEHPDKYSGEEP, encoded by the coding sequence ATGTTCTTACTTCGTCTTGTCGATGTTGGTGCTTCGAGACTTCGTGTGATCAACACCGTCGCAAGGATTTTGCAGATTCCCCTGGCTCAAGCGAAAACAATTGTCGATCTGACGCCGGACCGCATCACTGTTGGGGATGCGAAGCGCATTGCATTTGTGCGGAGGCAGCTTCAGCAGGTTGGGGCGACTGTGGCTGTGGATTATTGCCCTGAAGAGATGCATCCTGAAAACTGGGTTCCGGCGAATCTGTCTACCGACAAAGTGACTTGTGCGAGGTGCGGAGAGCCACTATTTTTTGCGATTCCTGGGCGAACGACTGAGCAAGAGACTGTGGCGTTCGCCCAAACCAGCAAATCCCCTGCTTTCAGACAAGTGGCATCCGCCAAGTGGATCCACCCAGGTGTTTATTGCTCGAATGGGTGCTGTTTTATCATGGTCAACTTGGAGCATCCCGACAAATACAGTGGCGAAGAGCCGTAA
- a CDS encoding polymorphic toxin-type HINT domain-containing protein, whose protein sequence is MAGTPLLIPGGSKAIEQFVPGDAILSRDETDLNGPIEVQIVEAVFERSAIIFELRVAGQLIETTAEHPFCVVGRGWTPVWELSIGDSLTTITGETVSVEGVHETDRRETVYNLRVSDYHTYFVGCDEWGFSVWAHNVDCGDVLKSLKAQGQHLDPANLSPRQQELLSQVVEGVTRGGVDGKKAATSALKELGLSNTKADRALYQLRNPVVAGPAVTPVRDLPRTQVDPFDLNPTHEINKSPREMDALRQQIRDKGFLDIPDEPVAYVVHNGKKYVVDGHHRSRIARELKADGMLETIPAVEVQLPYKGYRPPADLFDESHDNGKVGDMAIWQFELLFAPNAKQSEGDPPPMLASDKASILRSIDAFLPRRASWAEDILMWGEESGNRIHAVLSHGRIVELTARIDLREPAHRFLLQLMELAHLCGSHFVVNEDEQVQPVLGEVISAIKRSPSFRFVTAPERFIADLAGEVS, encoded by the coding sequence GTGGCAGGAACACCGCTGCTCATTCCAGGGGGTTCGAAAGCGATCGAGCAGTTCGTCCCAGGAGATGCGATTCTCAGCCGAGACGAAACCGACCTCAACGGCCCGATCGAAGTCCAGATTGTGGAAGCGGTATTCGAGCGATCGGCCATCATCTTCGAACTTCGCGTGGCCGGTCAACTGATTGAGACAACCGCCGAGCATCCATTCTGTGTCGTTGGTCGTGGCTGGACACCAGTCTGGGAGCTGTCGATCGGCGATTCGCTGACGACAATCACTGGAGAAACGGTATCTGTCGAGGGCGTTCACGAAACCGATCGGCGGGAGACGGTCTATAATCTGCGTGTCAGCGACTACCACACCTACTTCGTCGGCTGCGACGAGTGGGGGTTCAGCGTCTGGGCGCATAACGTCGATTGCGGTGATGTTCTGAAGTCCCTGAAAGCCCAAGGGCAGCATCTTGACCCCGCGAACCTGTCTCCTCGGCAGCAGGAACTACTATCGCAAGTCGTTGAAGGGGTCACGCGGGGCGGTGTTGATGGGAAGAAGGCAGCCACGTCGGCGTTGAAAGAGCTTGGATTGAGCAACACCAAAGCCGACCGTGCTTTGTACCAACTTCGGAACCCAGTCGTGGCTGGTCCCGCTGTGACGCCAGTGAGAGACTTACCTCGAACTCAAGTCGATCCATTTGACTTGAACCCGACGCACGAGATCAACAAGTCTCCACGGGAGATGGATGCTCTGCGGCAGCAAATCCGCGACAAAGGGTTCCTAGATATCCCTGATGAACCGGTGGCCTATGTGGTCCACAACGGTAAGAAGTACGTCGTAGACGGCCACCATCGTTCTCGTATTGCGAGAGAGTTGAAAGCAGATGGGATGCTCGAAACCATTCCGGCTGTCGAAGTCCAGCTTCCGTACAAGGGGTATCGGCCCCCAGCCGACCTGTTTGACGAGAGCCACGACAACGGTAAGGTGGGTGATATGGCCATTTGGCAATTTGAGTTGCTCTTCGCCCCGAACGCAAAGCAATCGGAAGGTGATCCTCCCCCGATGCTCGCCTCTGACAAGGCGAGCATTCTCCGCTCCATCGACGCTTTTCTACCACGGCGGGCCTCCTGGGCAGAGGACATCCTGATGTGGGGTGAAGAGAGTGGGAATCGCATCCACGCCGTTCTCAGTCATGGTCGAATCGTGGAACTCACTGCCCGCATCGACTTGCGTGAGCCTGCTCACAGGTTCCTCCTGCAACTCATGGAGTTAGCTCATCTCTGCGGAAGCCACTTTGTCGTAAATGAGGATGAGCAAGTTCAGCCCGTTCTCGGCGAGGTGATCTCCGCCATCAAGCGGTCGCCATCCTTTCGGTTTGTCACTGCCCCTGAACGGTTCATCGCGGACCTTGCAGGCGAGGTGTCGTAA
- a CDS encoding polymorphic toxin-type HINT domain-containing protein has product MSGQLIETTAEHPFWVVGRGWTPVWELSKGDSLTTMSGETVSVEGVHETDRRQTVYNLRVADFHTYFVGCDEWGGSVWAHNAECAILYQRGDTWYLRGKGSNTVLKEGTVSDVRAYATANGHEITVPKAGESFSPEHRAADSQAYLDKFKPGGENYGKTPYTNEGWDNSYDGNQLRASVANEPVIDYHTQLGWGKRQVTIQTPKELGPPRKLDIADVAGKRGVEVKTGDVYLRDEIRSEIARDAWLIKERGWDITSHFAPGSTASQSVLDALKAAGIKTTGLK; this is encoded by the coding sequence ATGTCCGGTCAACTGATTGAGACAACCGCCGAGCATCCGTTCTGGGTCGTTGGCCGTGGCTGGACGCCGGTCTGGGAGTTGTCGAAAGGCGATTCGCTGACGACAATGAGCGGAGAAACGGTATCCGTCGAGGGCGTTCACGAAACCGATCGGCGGCAAACGGTCTACAATCTGAGGGTTGCAGACTTCCACACCTACTTCGTCGGCTGCGACGAGTGGGGGGGCTCCGTTTGGGCGCACAATGCGGAGTGCGCGATCCTCTATCAGCGAGGTGATACATGGTATCTCAGGGGTAAAGGATCGAACACTGTCCTAAAAGAAGGCACAGTATCTGACGTGCGTGCTTACGCTACGGCCAACGGCCACGAAATAACTGTACCGAAGGCTGGAGAATCATTCTCACCCGAACACCGTGCTGCCGATTCACAAGCATACTTAGACAAGTTCAAGCCGGGAGGTGAGAACTACGGCAAAACCCCCTACACGAACGAGGGATGGGACAACTCATACGATGGTAATCAGCTGCGAGCAAGCGTTGCGAACGAGCCTGTAATCGACTACCACACTCAACTTGGCTGGGGCAAACGGCAGGTCACAATCCAAACTCCAAAGGAGCTTGGGCCACCCCGCAAGCTGGACATTGCTGACGTGGCAGGTAAACGAGGCGTGGAGGTCAAGACCGGGGACGTTTACTTGAGAGACGAGATCAGGTCTGAGATCGCGCGCGACGCTTGGTTGATTAAAGAGCGCGGATGGGACATTACATCCCATTTCGCTCCTGGTTCCACTGCAAGCCAAAGCGTTCTCGATGCGCTCAAGGCGGCTGGTATCAAGACGACCGGACTGAAATGA
- a CDS encoding RNA ligase 1 family protein: MKKIPSLFARNHDTNGLLRNEVTPGCEWVIAGEGVATRKYDGACWMIRAGVLYKRRTLREGEQSPAAFEPVTAFDPVTHTRYGWMPLSTESPEDQYFREALEAATQLLPDGTYELCGPMIQCNRERFTSHVLVPHGKDILEDCPRDFHRLRDYLCNRDIEGIVWHHHDGRMAKIKGSDFGRRNARPGKPRRF; encoded by the coding sequence ATGAAGAAGATTCCGTCCCTATTCGCTCGCAACCACGACACCAACGGCCTACTTCGTAACGAGGTAACTCCCGGCTGCGAGTGGGTTATTGCTGGCGAGGGTGTTGCCACTCGGAAGTACGACGGGGCTTGCTGGATGATCCGTGCTGGCGTGCTATACAAACGCCGCACTCTTCGTGAGGGCGAGCAGTCGCCCGCTGCCTTCGAGCCGGTCACCGCGTTCGACCCTGTCACGCACACACGATATGGTTGGATGCCTCTCTCAACGGAATCCCCGGAGGACCAGTACTTTCGTGAAGCCCTCGAAGCCGCCACGCAGTTGCTACCAGACGGCACTTACGAACTCTGCGGCCCTATGATCCAGTGCAACCGCGAAAGGTTTACGAGTCACGTTCTTGTGCCTCACGGAAAGGACATTCTCGAAGACTGCCCGCGCGATTTCCACAGACTCAGAGACTACCTTTGCAACCGCGACATCGAGGGCATTGTCTGGCATCATCACGATGGCCGTATGGCGAAAATCAAAGGCAGCGACTTCGGACGCCGCAACGCACGACCTGGTAAACCTCGTCGGTTCTGA
- a CDS encoding polymorphic toxin-type HINT domain-containing protein, whose amino-acid sequence MAGQLIETIAEHPFWVVGRGWTPVWELTIGDSLTTITGETVSVEGVHETDRRETVYNLRVSDFHTYFVGCDEWGFSVWAHNACFVVVQEGENVFRLYKAEGGGFRPLEKTFESLDAAKQAAGPGAKVFDAPLSGLSPTGKLVPPAEGGIELFERKVAQALNEEGNLVVVAGDKNLRSSLGIPAGKPAAENIALTERGGA is encoded by the coding sequence ATGGCCGGTCAACTGATTGAGACAATCGCCGAGCATCCGTTCTGGGTCGTTGGCCGTGGCTGGACGCCGGTCTGGGAACTGACGATCGGCGATTCGCTGACGACAATCACTGGTGAAACGGTATCCGTCGAGGGCGTTCACGAAACCGATCGGCGGGAAACGGTCTACAATCTGCGTGTCAGCGACTTCCACACCTACTTCGTCGGCTGCGACGAGTGGGGCTTCAGTGTCTGGGCGCATAATGCCTGCTTCGTGGTTGTTCAAGAGGGAGAGAACGTTTTTCGCCTGTACAAGGCTGAAGGCGGTGGATTCAGGCCACTTGAAAAGACATTTGAATCCTTGGATGCGGCAAAACAAGCCGCTGGGCCGGGAGCGAAGGTGTTTGATGCTCCATTGAGTGGACTTAGCCCCACGGGCAAGCTGGTTCCGCCGGCAGAGGGAGGAATCGAACTGTTCGAGCGGAAAGTAGCACAGGCACTCAACGAGGAGGGCAACCTGGTCGTTGTCGCTGGCGATAAGAATCTTCGCAGTTCCTTGGGAATCCCGGCCGGTAAACCTGCGGCAGAGAATATTGCGCTGACAGAGAGAGGGGGAGCGTGA
- a CDS encoding IS3 family transposase (programmed frameshift), with product MAKKRQRHSAEFKAKVALAALRGDKTVNELAGQFGVHPTMIHAWKKQLLDGASELFARGTPKPEQSEGPGTGELFEQIGRLKMELEWIKKKLSGSPEMLRGLIEPNHKKLSVRRQCELLGLNRSGYYHEPAGESPENLELMGVIDRIYTDSPFYGSRKMAVELSRLSGREINRKRVQRLMRQMGIEAVSPKPNSNKPCRGHQVYPYLLRGVAVERVNQVWSADITYVPMPQGFMYLAAVIDWYSRFVIGWKLSNTLDGSFCLDLLMEALGGGRPEVFNTDQGAQFTAQAFTTALEQAGVAVSMDGKGRCLDNVFIERLWRSVKHEDIYPRCYASVPELAEGLGRYFEFYNHRRIHQGLGYATPASVYHGIR from the exons ATGGCGAAAAAGCGGCAGCGGCACTCGGCCGAGTTCAAGGCGAAGGTGGCCTTGGCGGCGCTGAGAGGGGACAAGACGGTCAACGAGTTGGCCGGACAATTTGGTGTCCACCCGACCATGATCCACGCTTGGAAAAAGCAACTTCTTGATGGAGCGAGCGAGTTATTCGCCAGGGGGACTCCGAAGCCTGAGCAGTCCGAAGGCCCCGGAACTGGGGAGTTGTTCGAACAGATCGGCCGATTGAAAATGGAACTGGAGTGGATC AAAAAAAAGCTGAGCGGCTCGCCTGAGATGCTCCGGGGGTTGATCGAGCCGAACCACAAGAAATTGAGCGTCCGCCGGCAGTGTGAGTTACTCGGGCTGAACCGCTCGGGATACTACCATGAGCCGGCCGGGGAGAGTCCTGAAAACCTGGAGTTGATGGGGGTAATCGACCGGATCTACACCGACTCGCCGTTCTACGGATCGCGCAAGATGGCTGTGGAATTGAGTCGGCTTTCGGGGCGAGAGATCAACCGAAAGCGGGTCCAGCGACTGATGCGCCAAATGGGCATTGAAGCGGTCTCCCCGAAGCCGAACTCCAACAAGCCATGCCGAGGACACCAGGTCTACCCGTACTTGCTCCGAGGCGTCGCCGTCGAGCGGGTGAATCAGGTGTGGAGTGCGGACATCACGTACGTGCCGATGCCCCAAGGGTTTATGTACCTGGCGGCCGTGATCGACTGGTACAGCCGGTTCGTGATCGGCTGGAAGTTGTCGAACACGCTCGACGGCTCGTTCTGCCTGGATCTGCTCATGGAGGCATTGGGAGGTGGTCGCCCCGAGGTGTTCAACACCGACCAAGGGGCCCAGTTCACGGCCCAGGCGTTCACAACCGCCTTGGAGCAAGCAGGCGTGGCGGTGAGCATGGACGGCAAAGGGCGTTGTCTGGACAACGTGTTCATCGAACGGCTTTGGAGGAGTGTGAAGCACGAGGATATCTACCCACGCTGCTACGCGAGCGTTCCCGAGTTGGCCGAGGGTCTCGGGAGATATTTCGAGTTCTACAACCACCGGCGGATCCACCAAGGCTTGGGATACGCCACACCAGCATCAGTGTATCATGGAATCAGATAA
- a CDS encoding DUF6972 family protein encodes MIDDDPPPGKPPTVAPAAPKGLSGRTGLSYDNKHLQKHLPDTPEAAKLLKKGDAAHVFTDEVTLRRGEAEIIARGKSTGVVRGTERYGLRFDEPVGYRIDPVTGNKLPLHDGELTLDPTTGKYHLMPRTRPAT; translated from the coding sequence ATGATCGACGATGATCCCCCTCCTGGAAAACCGCCTACCGTTGCCCCAGCCGCACCGAAGGGGCTGTCTGGACGCACCGGCCTGAGCTACGACAACAAGCACTTGCAGAAGCATCTCCCCGACACACCGGAGGCGGCGAAGCTCCTCAAGAAAGGTGATGCGGCACACGTGTTTACTGACGAGGTTACTCTTCGCCGGGGCGAGGCCGAGATCATTGCCCGTGGCAAGAGCACAGGTGTTGTGCGTGGTACGGAACGGTACGGCCTCCGGTTCGATGAGCCGGTTGGCTACCGAATCGATCCTGTAACAGGAAACAAGCTTCCACTTCACGATGGTGAATTGACACTTGATCCAACAACAGGAAAATATCATCTCATGCCGCGAACTCGGCCAGCAACCTAA
- a CDS encoding SUKH-3 domain-containing protein, giving the protein MLIANPTIIEILTASGWSAGRSVDISNWVSQLEDAGYEMNTMSLLVLSSLGGLTIHPDSSDSQVYSPSPIRFDPTLLKWLPRPLPWEYQLGTVLSPLGECYDDSSLLIGNDGRLYANWDSFMECLGENFEDSLCTLLLATKRGTRLKLQQST; this is encoded by the coding sequence ATGTTAATCGCTAACCCGACTATCATCGAAATCTTGACTGCGAGTGGATGGTCTGCTGGACGCTCCGTCGATATTTCAAATTGGGTAAGTCAATTGGAAGACGCTGGCTATGAAATGAACACGATGTCGCTACTTGTCTTGTCCTCTTTGGGCGGCTTGACAATTCATCCTGATTCTTCTGACTCACAGGTATACTCCCCTTCACCGATCCGATTTGATCCAACTCTGTTGAAGTGGCTGCCAAGACCGCTGCCTTGGGAATACCAACTTGGAACTGTCCTGAGTCCACTTGGCGAGTGCTATGACGATTCTTCCTTACTCATTGGGAACGATGGCCGATTGTATGCCAACTGGGATTCATTCATGGAATGCCTCGGAGAGAATTTTGAGGATTCGCTTTGTACACTCCTTTTGGCTACGAAACGCGGAACGAGGCTTAAGCTCCAGCAATCAACCTGA
- a CDS encoding polymorphic toxin-type HINT domain-containing protein, whose translation MSGQLIETTAEHPFWVVGRGWTPVCELSKDDSLTTITGETVSVEGVHETDRRQTVYNLRVAEFHTYFVGCDDWGFSVWAHNTGGCVVWVVLGGKAEEFATLPKAKQDALNAIADHINVGNVNAARQALQGQGLSGKKAGDVIDTLQNPPVKGTPDAAGPATPTPRPPSPALEMARHSVEDSGTGTVALTSSSKEV comes from the coding sequence ATGTCCGGTCAACTGATTGAGACAACCGCCGAGCATCCGTTCTGGGTCGTTGGCCGTGGCTGGACGCCAGTCTGCGAATTGTCGAAAGACGATTCGCTGACGACAATCACTGGAGAAACGGTATCCGTCGAGGGCGTTCATGAAACCGATCGGCGGCAAACGGTCTATAATCTGAGGGTTGCAGAGTTCCACACCTACTTCGTCGGCTGCGACGACTGGGGCTTCTCCGTCTGGGCGCATAACACCGGCGGTTGCGTTGTGTGGGTAGTACTGGGCGGTAAGGCCGAGGAGTTCGCAACTCTCCCGAAAGCGAAGCAAGATGCGCTGAACGCCATCGCGGACCACATCAACGTTGGGAATGTCAATGCGGCGCGGCAAGCCCTCCAGGGCCAGGGGCTGAGCGGCAAGAAAGCAGGGGACGTGATCGACACCTTGCAGAACCCGCCCGTAAAAGGCACGCCTGATGCTGCTGGTCCGGCGACACCGACACCCCGCCCGCCATCCCCGGCTCTGGAGATGGCTCGCCACTCGGTCGAAGACAGTGGCACTGGAACAGTCGCATTGACGAGCTCGTCAAAAGAGGTATGA
- a CDS encoding polymorphic toxin-type HINT domain-containing protein: MAGQLIETTAEHPFWVVGRGWTPVWELSKGDSLTTMSGETISVEGVHETARWETVYNFRVNEFHTYFVGCDEWGFSVWAHNANCVIITEAGGQHSLIDVVTGKTLKTGTQAEVQAFATSGGHTILPGTTTTPAAGYAGYAPRPATVSATFDAEAALPGPLGTNPVGARATGSRQTTGVAVWTDGNGRQSMTLTSGNGNAITPPGAYSGPNRIPGMTSQNYHHPEGQMASFMRENPHIREAEMWINHPTGPCGAGVQGSMGCNPNLNQTLLPGQRLTVRWRDASGKVQFAVFENPALP, translated from the coding sequence ATGGCCGGTCAACTGATTGAGACAACCGCCGAGCATCCGTTCTGGGTCGTTGGCCGTGGCTGGACGCCGGTCTGGGAATTGTCGAAAGGCGATTCGCTGACGACAATGAGCGGAGAGACAATTTCGGTGGAAGGTGTCCACGAGACCGCTCGTTGGGAGACGGTATACAATTTTCGTGTCAATGAATTCCACACCTACTTTGTCGGCTGCGACGAGTGGGGGTTCAGCGTCTGGGCGCACAATGCCAACTGCGTCATCATCACGGAGGCGGGCGGTCAGCACAGCTTGATTGATGTTGTCACCGGGAAGACGCTGAAGACAGGCACGCAAGCCGAGGTGCAAGCATTCGCCACTTCGGGCGGACACACGATTCTGCCGGGAACGACGACAACGCCGGCTGCCGGTTACGCTGGCTATGCCCCACGCCCGGCCACCGTTTCGGCCACCTTCGACGCGGAAGCTGCCCTGCCTGGGCCACTCGGCACGAACCCGGTCGGGGCGAGGGCGACTGGCAGCCGACAGACAACCGGGGTTGCAGTGTGGACAGATGGGAACGGTCGCCAGTCGATGACGTTGACGAGCGGGAACGGAAACGCCATCACGCCACCGGGAGCCTACAGCGGGCCGAACCGCATTCCTGGGATGACAAGCCAGAACTACCATCACCCGGAAGGACAGATGGCATCCTTCATGCGGGAGAACCCGCATATCCGCGAAGCCGAGATGTGGATCAACCATCCCACTGGACCTTGTGGCGCAGGTGTGCAAGGTTCGATGGGGTGCAACCCGAACCTAAATCAAACCTTGCTGCCCGGACAGCGGCTCACGGTTCGCTGGCGGGATGCGAGTGGCAAAGTGCAGTTTGCGGTGTTTGAAAACCCCGCCCTTCCGTAA